In a single window of the Streptomyces sp. HUAS ZL42 genome:
- a CDS encoding ADP-ribosylglycohydrolase family protein, whose translation MLRLTWVQPEDLLGHELRQARQDGREPAAIAARWRAAGGSQAPERAGASGEQASRYLRLLAEDLLDELADLPSSLKDDEPTDLEKIRSLCPNWPKSAQPCRQPAGSRGAGAMGVPPLERSQEWGRVGAGGPPSGGGTPQARVSVPTSTAPPTPAQLEAAWLGRAVGCLLGKPVEKLPLQGIRQLAESTGNWPLNTWFTARGVPQDLLAAHPWNRRSATTSLAENIDGMPEDDDLNYPLLNLLLLQRHGRTFTTTDVARLWLDELPAGRVFTAERIAYRNLLSGIEPPHTARHRNPFREWIGALIRADVHGWTNPGNPAAAAEQAHRDATLTHTANGVYAAMFTAAAIATAATGTYDVHTCLRTGLTVVPPGSRLARAVRHAIELARAHDDFDDVVDELHALHADTHHWVHAVPNTALIAAALTHADGDFTGSICRAVSGGWDTDSNGATAGSIAALLAGTPTALPDRWTTPLKNRLATSVGDFDGIAFDALAHLTHVEASRP comes from the coding sequence ATGCTCCGACTGACCTGGGTCCAGCCGGAGGACCTCCTCGGCCACGAACTCCGCCAGGCACGGCAGGACGGCCGAGAGCCCGCGGCGATCGCCGCGAGATGGAGAGCGGCGGGGGGCTCGCAGGCTCCGGAACGGGCGGGGGCATCGGGTGAACAGGCATCGCGCTATCTACGACTGCTCGCGGAAGACCTACTGGACGAACTGGCGGACCTGCCGAGCAGCTTGAAGGACGACGAACCGACGGACCTGGAGAAGATCAGGTCCCTGTGCCCGAACTGGCCGAAGTCCGCGCAGCCATGCCGTCAGCCTGCGGGCAGTCGTGGCGCTGGGGCGATGGGGGTCCCCCCGCTCGAGCGAAGCCAAGAGTGGGGGAGGGTGGGCGCTGGGGGTCCCCCCTCTGGGGGAGGCACCCCGCAAGCGCGGGTGAGCGTCCCCACCTCAACGGCACCCCCCACCCCGGCCCAACTGGAAGCAGCCTGGCTGGGCCGAGCAGTCGGCTGCCTCCTGGGCAAACCAGTCGAGAAGCTCCCCCTCCAAGGCATCCGCCAACTCGCCGAATCCACCGGCAACTGGCCCCTCAACACCTGGTTCACAGCCAGAGGAGTCCCCCAAGACCTCCTCGCCGCACACCCCTGGAACCGCCGCTCAGCCACAACCTCCCTCGCCGAGAACATCGACGGCATGCCCGAGGACGACGACCTCAACTACCCCCTCCTCAACCTCCTCCTGCTCCAACGCCACGGCAGAACCTTCACCACCACGGACGTGGCAAGGCTCTGGCTCGACGAACTCCCCGCCGGCCGGGTCTTCACCGCCGAACGCATCGCCTACCGCAACCTCCTCTCCGGCATCGAACCCCCGCACACCGCCCGCCACCGCAACCCTTTCCGCGAATGGATCGGCGCCCTGATCCGCGCCGACGTCCACGGCTGGACCAACCCCGGCAACCCGGCCGCCGCCGCGGAACAGGCCCACCGCGACGCCACGCTCACGCACACCGCCAACGGCGTCTACGCGGCGATGTTCACCGCGGCCGCCATCGCCACCGCGGCCACCGGCACGTATGACGTCCACACGTGCCTCCGCACGGGCCTCACCGTCGTCCCGCCCGGATCCCGCCTGGCCAGGGCCGTCCGTCACGCGATCGAACTGGCAAGGGCGCACGACGACTTCGACGACGTCGTCGACGAACTCCACGCCCTCCACGCCGACACCCACCACTGGGTCCACGCCGTTCCCAACACCGCCCTGATCGCCGCCGCTCTCACCCACGCCGACGGCGACTTCACCGGCTCCATCTGCCGTGCCGTGTCGGGCGGCTGGGACACCGACTCCAACGGCGCCACGGCCGGCAGCATCGCCGCCCTCCTGGCCGGTACTCCCACCGCGCTGCCCGACCGCTGGACGACCCCCCTCAAGAACCGACTGGCCACGTCCGTCGGCGACTTCGACGGCATCGCCTTCGACGCCCTGGCCCACCTCACCCATGTGGAGGCTTCCCGCCCATGA
- a CDS encoding ADP-ribosylglycohydrolase family protein → MTPKESESSLEDRITGALVGAAVGDALGGPVEGYSPDQILERHGGRVHGVVGPWNGDAWRTARPIAPYHKGDGHVTDDTLMTHALVRVYATVRDHLDAYAVADQLVPDLMTTPRWIPELEAEALPLQRIFLAEKWLVTRIHYGHADPREAGVGNIVNCGAAMYMAPVGLVNAANPPAAYAEALDIAGAHQSSYGREAAGVFAAAVAAATAPGATPDSVVAACLDLAKDGTRTAIEKVCETARRYTDFESALGPLREAVAPYDSVGPDYRSPSLAARRPSRLHAVEELPVALGMLVVASGDYRQAVLGAVNYGRDCDSIATMAGAIAGALGAPVPEDWAKTVAESSRLDLWQPPRTLTEVTREIFERDVLRRRTHEQAFTRLGGPKCSD, encoded by the coding sequence ATGACGCCCAAAGAGTCAGAAAGCAGCCTGGAGGACCGGATCACCGGAGCCCTGGTGGGGGCGGCGGTGGGCGACGCCCTCGGCGGTCCCGTCGAGGGCTACTCCCCCGACCAGATCCTCGAGCGCCACGGGGGCCGCGTGCACGGCGTGGTCGGTCCCTGGAACGGCGACGCCTGGCGCACCGCCCGCCCCATCGCCCCGTACCACAAGGGCGACGGCCACGTCACCGACGACACCTTGATGACCCACGCGCTGGTACGGGTGTACGCCACGGTCCGCGACCACCTGGACGCCTACGCCGTCGCAGACCAACTGGTCCCCGACCTGATGACGACACCGCGCTGGATCCCTGAACTGGAGGCGGAGGCCCTCCCGCTCCAGCGGATCTTCCTGGCGGAGAAATGGCTGGTGACGAGGATTCACTACGGCCACGCGGACCCCCGCGAGGCAGGGGTGGGCAACATCGTCAACTGCGGGGCGGCGATGTATATGGCTCCGGTCGGCCTGGTCAACGCGGCCAACCCGCCGGCCGCGTACGCCGAGGCACTGGACATCGCGGGAGCCCATCAGTCGTCGTACGGCCGTGAGGCGGCGGGCGTCTTCGCGGCGGCCGTGGCGGCGGCGACCGCGCCCGGCGCGACCCCGGACTCGGTGGTGGCTGCGTGCCTGGACCTGGCGAAGGACGGCACCCGAACGGCGATCGAGAAGGTCTGCGAAACGGCACGCCGGTACACGGACTTCGAGTCGGCACTGGGCCCGCTGCGGGAGGCGGTCGCGCCCTACGACTCGGTGGGCCCGGACTACCGCTCTCCCTCCCTGGCCGCCCGCCGTCCCTCCCGCCTGCACGCCGTCGAGGAACTTCCCGTCGCGCTGGGCATGCTGGTGGTGGCGTCCGGCGACTACCGGCAAGCGGTCCTCGGAGCGGTCAACTACGGCCGCGACTGCGACTCCATCGCGACGATGGCAGGGGCGATCGCGGGAGCCCTCGGCGCCCCCGTCCCGGAGGACTGGGCGAAGACGGTCGCGGAGTCCAGCCGCCTGGACCTGTGGCAGCCGCCCCGCACGCTCACCGAGGTCACGAGGGAGATCTTCGAAAGGGACGTCCTGCGCCGCCGGACCCACGAGCAGGCGTTCACCCGGCTCGGAGGCCCGAAATGCTCCGACTGA
- a CDS encoding ADP-ribosylglycohydrolase family protein: MHTGAPPADRVRGPGPGTHSPGRGTRVVAGRRRGRDAAVSARRIEGLLLGLAAGDAAGWPAARHRAARMPEWTRRLTRELDTFAEQNATTTLPVPIALNQPPEPLRLGPSDDAEWAVFAAEAVLRAGDDSVLGDLSRERRTRAAIDLTWNAAASEVAAAAERAPEVESAVLPLRARISVRAGLGNLVTGLRPPATGHDNPHYFDDAACVRACVLAVAHPGDARLAAELAEFDARYTQDGDGVHGARAMAAALALALAGAEVTACVAAALAELPEETEIGRNARDALKLAHDAESAFAAIPLLEHHIVDHVYSYGIAAAETVPVALALATAARGRIAEAVPAAACLSRVADSAPALAGALTGALGGGDSIPASWRATCRTLSGCVLPRLTGTDLVELAELLEAAQPAPPGG; this comes from the coding sequence CTGCACACCGGGGCCCCTCCGGCGGATCGTGTCCGAGGCCCGGGGCCCGGCACGCACTCCCCCGGACGAGGCACCCGTGTTGTCGCCGGCCGCCGACGCGGACGAGATGCAGCCGTGAGCGCGCGCCGCATCGAGGGCCTGCTCCTCGGTCTCGCCGCGGGCGACGCCGCCGGCTGGCCCGCCGCCCGGCACCGGGCCGCCCGGATGCCCGAGTGGACCCGCCGCCTCACCCGCGAACTGGACACGTTCGCCGAGCAGAACGCGACGACGACGCTCCCCGTCCCGATCGCCCTGAACCAGCCCCCGGAACCCCTCCGTCTCGGCCCCTCCGACGACGCCGAGTGGGCGGTGTTCGCGGCGGAGGCCGTGCTGCGGGCCGGGGACGACAGCGTGCTCGGCGACCTGAGCCGGGAACGCCGCACCCGCGCCGCCATCGACCTGACCTGGAACGCGGCCGCGAGCGAGGTCGCGGCCGCGGCCGAGCGCGCCCCCGAGGTCGAGTCGGCGGTCCTTCCCCTGCGCGCCCGCATCTCCGTCCGGGCCGGCCTCGGCAACCTCGTCACCGGCCTGCGCCCGCCCGCCACCGGCCACGACAACCCGCACTACTTCGACGACGCGGCCTGCGTACGGGCCTGCGTGCTCGCCGTGGCGCATCCGGGCGACGCCCGACTCGCCGCCGAACTGGCCGAGTTCGACGCCCGCTACACCCAGGACGGCGACGGGGTGCACGGCGCCCGGGCGATGGCGGCGGCCCTCGCGCTGGCCCTGGCCGGCGCGGAGGTGACGGCCTGTGTGGCGGCGGCGCTCGCCGAACTCCCCGAGGAGACGGAGATCGGCCGCAACGCGCGCGACGCGCTGAAGCTGGCCCACGACGCCGAGAGCGCGTTCGCCGCGATCCCTCTGCTGGAGCACCACATCGTCGACCACGTCTACAGCTACGGCATCGCGGCGGCGGAGACGGTCCCGGTGGCCCTGGCGCTGGCCACGGCAGCGCGCGGCCGCATCGCGGAAGCGGTGCCGGCGGCGGCCTGCCTCTCCCGGGTCGCCGACTCGGCGCCGGCCCTGGCGGGCGCCCTGACCGGCGCGCTGGGCGGCGGCGACTCCATCCCGGCGTCCTGGCGCGCCACCTGCCGCACCCTCTCCGGCTGCGTCCTCCCCCGCCTCACCGGCACCGACCTGGTGGAACTCGCCGAACTCCTGGAAGCCGCACAACCGGCCCCGCCAGGAGGATGA
- a CDS encoding ADP-ribosylglycohydrolase family protein — protein sequence MASIACIPSVPAPEDAAGLRERARGALLGLAVGDALGAPAENMKPSEIRARWGRITGYVAEKPAGTDDTEYATFSGLLLARHGSALTPAHVEAAWHELIADRDEGRFRGAGFSERGTLENLRRGLAAPISAQHRHAWSDGLAMRAAPFGVFAAGRPAEAARLVAIDGSVSHEGEGIYGGQAVAAGVAAAMAGAGSIAVVASALAVVPEDSWTARSLRRAVAVAHRGERAVRSAVVIGGYPWTDLAPEAVALAFGAYAAADGDFRDAVLTAVNMGRDADTTAAVAGALAGATRGISAIPAEWAAQIGPARGSCLPSMAGYHVLDIADLLVRSGTREPAPDRVACTPGPLRRIVSEARGPARTPPDEAPVLSPAADADEMQP from the coding sequence ATGGCATCGATCGCCTGCATTCCCTCGGTCCCGGCGCCCGAGGACGCCGCCGGACTCCGCGAACGGGCCCGCGGGGCACTCCTCGGTCTGGCGGTCGGCGACGCCCTCGGGGCACCGGCCGAGAACATGAAACCCTCGGAGATCCGCGCGCGGTGGGGCCGCATCACCGGTTACGTCGCCGAGAAGCCGGCCGGCACCGACGACACCGAGTACGCGACCTTCTCCGGCCTCCTGCTGGCCAGGCACGGCTCCGCCCTCACCCCGGCACATGTCGAGGCGGCCTGGCACGAGTTGATCGCGGACCGGGACGAGGGCCGCTTCCGCGGAGCGGGCTTCAGCGAGCGCGGCACGCTGGAGAACCTGCGCCGCGGACTGGCCGCCCCCATCTCCGCCCAGCACCGCCACGCCTGGAGCGACGGCCTGGCCATGCGGGCGGCCCCCTTCGGGGTCTTCGCGGCGGGGCGCCCGGCGGAGGCGGCCCGGCTGGTGGCGATCGACGGTTCGGTCAGCCACGAGGGCGAGGGGATCTACGGCGGCCAGGCGGTGGCGGCGGGCGTGGCGGCGGCGATGGCGGGGGCCGGGTCGATCGCGGTGGTCGCCTCCGCCCTGGCCGTCGTCCCGGAGGACTCCTGGACGGCCCGCTCCCTGCGCAGGGCGGTGGCGGTGGCCCACCGTGGCGAACGGGCGGTCCGCTCGGCGGTGGTGATCGGCGGCTACCCGTGGACGGACCTGGCCCCCGAGGCGGTGGCCCTGGCCTTCGGCGCGTACGCGGCAGCGGACGGCGACTTCCGCGACGCCGTCCTGACCGCGGTGAACATGGGCCGCGACGCCGACACCACGGCCGCGGTGGCTGGTGCCCTGGCGGGCGCGACCCGGGGGATCTCGGCGATCCCCGCGGAGTGGGCGGCTCAGATCGGCCCCGCCCGCGGCAGCTGCCTGCCGTCGATGGCGGGGTACCACGTGCTGGACATCGCGGACCTCCTCGTACGGTCCGGCACCAGGGAACCGGCCCCCGACCGGGTCGCCTGCACACCGGGGCCCCTCCGGCGGATCGTGTCCGAGGCCCGGGGCCCGGCACGCACTCCCCCGGACGAGGCACCCGTGTTGTCGCCGGCCGCCGACGCGGACGAGATGCAGCCGTGA
- a CDS encoding VIT1/CCC1 transporter family protein, translating to MAIIETEATLHEAHRDNHTHRDVNGGWLRPAVFGAMDGLVSNLALMTGVAGGSVSHRAIVLTGLAGLAAGAFSMAAGEYTSVASQRELVEAELDVERRELRKHPKDEEAELAALYVARGVEPELARQVAGQLSRDPEQALEIHAREELGIDPGDLPSPLVAAVSSFGSFALGALLPVLPYLLGATALWPALLLALIGLFACGAVVARVTARTWWFSGLRQLSLGGTAAGVTYVLGSLFGTAVG from the coding sequence ATGGCCATCATCGAGACCGAAGCGACGCTGCACGAGGCGCACCGCGACAACCACACGCACCGGGATGTGAACGGCGGCTGGCTGCGCCCCGCCGTCTTCGGCGCGATGGACGGCCTGGTCTCCAACCTCGCCCTCATGACCGGCGTCGCGGGCGGGTCCGTGAGTCACCGGGCCATCGTGCTGACCGGGCTCGCGGGGCTCGCCGCCGGGGCCTTCTCCATGGCCGCCGGCGAGTACACCTCCGTCGCCTCGCAGCGCGAGCTCGTCGAGGCCGAACTGGACGTGGAGCGGCGGGAGCTGAGAAAGCACCCCAAGGACGAGGAGGCCGAGCTCGCCGCGCTCTATGTGGCCCGCGGTGTCGAGCCCGAGCTGGCGCGGCAGGTGGCGGGGCAGCTCTCCCGGGACCCCGAGCAGGCGCTGGAGATACACGCCCGCGAGGAGCTGGGCATCGACCCCGGTGATCTGCCGTCCCCGCTGGTCGCCGCCGTGTCCTCGTTCGGCTCGTTCGCGCTGGGCGCCCTGCTCCCCGTACTGCCGTACCTGCTGGGGGCGACCGCACTGTGGCCTGCCCTGCTGCTCGCGCTGATCGGGCTCTTCGCCTGCGGTGCCGTCGTGGCCAGGGTGACGGCGCGGACCTGGTGGTTCAGTGGTCTGCGGCAGCTCTCTCTCGGTGGTACGGCGGCCGGTGTGACGTACGTCCTGGGCAGTCTGTTCGGAACCGCCGTAGGATAG
- the gltB gene encoding glutamate synthase large subunit, with product MRTPRQPSQHSANGQNWSFMDARPAAQGMYDPRNEHDACGVGFVATLTGEASHTLVEQALTVLRNLEHRGATGSEPDSGDGAGILSQVPDAFFRDVAGFELPAAGAYAVGIAFLPEDSAAEAVSQIETIAADEGLTVLGWREVPIAPELLGATARSTMPVFRQVFVTDNAAAPATGIALDRKAFVLRKRAEREAGVYFPSLSARTIVYKGMLTTGQLEPFFPDLSDRRFASAVALVHSRFSTNTFPSWPLAHPYRFVAHNGEINTVKGNRNWMQARESQLVSDLFGPQEKLDRVFPVCTPDASDSASFDEVLELLHLGGRSLPHSVLMMIPEAWENHDSMDPARRAFYQYHATMMEPWDGPACVTFTDGTQVGAVLDRNGLRPGRYWVTDDGLVVLGSEVGVLDIDPSKVVRKGRLQPGRMFLVDTAEHRIIEDDEIKAQLAAEQPYAEWLEAGEIELGDLPEREHIVHTHASVTRRQQTFGYTEEELRVILAPMAKAGAEPIGSMGTDSPIAALSSRPRLLFDYFTQLFAQVTNPPLDAIREELVTSLRSSLGPEGNILEPTAASCRSVTLPFPVIDNDELAKLIHINADGDMPGFKAATLSGLYRVHGGGDALAARIEEICAEADAAIDNGARLIVLSDRHSDAEHAPIPSLLLTAAVHHHLIRTKQRTEVGLLVEAGDVREVHHVALLIGYGAAAVNPYLAMESVEDLLRAGTFISGLEPEQAIKNLIKALGKGVLKVMSKMGISTVASYRGAQVFEAVGLDEAFVEKYFYGTATKIGGVGIDVVAKEVAARHAKAYPASGIAPAHRALEIGGEYQWRREGEPHLFDPETVFRLQHSTRANRYDIFKKYTDRVNEQSERLMTLRGLFGFKSDRPSIPIDEVEPVSEIVKRFSTGAMSYGSISKEAHETLAIAMNQLGGKSNTGEGGEDPERLYDPARRSSIKQVASGRFGVTSEYLVNADDIQIKMAQGAKPGEGGQLPGHKVYPWVAKTRHSTPGVGLISPPPHHDIYSIEDLAQLIHDLKNANPQARIHVKLVSEVGVGTVAAGVSKAHADVVLISGHDGGTGASPLTSLKHAGGPWELGLAETQQTLLLNGLRDRIVVQTDGQLKTGRDVVIAALLGAEEFGFATAPLVVSGCVMMRVCHLDTCPVGIATQNPTLRERFAGKAEYVVNFFQFIAEEVREILAELGFRSIEEAVGHAEALDVTRAVDHWKAQGLDLEPLFHVPTLPEGAVRHQVVAQDHGLEKALDNELIKLAADALAASSATDAQPVRAQVAIRNINRTVGTMLGHEVTKKFGGAGLPDDTIDITFTGSAGQSFGAFLPRGVTLRLEGDANDYVGKGLSGGRVVVRPDRGADHLAEYSTIAGNTIAYGATGGELYLRGRTGERFCVRNSGALVVSEGVGDHGCEYMTGGHAVVLGETGRNFAAGMSGGIAYVVDLDRDDVNVGNLDSIEALDDTDKQWLHDVVRRHQEETGSTVAEKLLAEWDTAVDRFSKIIPSTYKAVLAAKDAAERAGLSESEITEKMMEAAING from the coding sequence ATGCGTACGCCGCGCCAGCCGTCCCAGCACTCTGCGAATGGCCAGAACTGGTCGTTCATGGATGCTCGCCCTGCTGCGCAGGGTATGTACGACCCCCGCAACGAGCACGACGCCTGTGGCGTCGGCTTCGTGGCCACCCTCACCGGCGAGGCGAGCCACACGCTGGTCGAGCAGGCGCTGACCGTTCTGCGCAATCTCGAACACCGCGGTGCCACCGGCTCCGAGCCCGACTCGGGCGACGGCGCCGGCATCCTCTCCCAGGTGCCCGACGCCTTCTTCCGCGACGTGGCCGGATTCGAGCTCCCCGCGGCCGGTGCTTACGCCGTCGGTATCGCCTTCCTGCCGGAGGACTCCGCCGCCGAGGCCGTCTCGCAGATCGAGACGATCGCCGCCGACGAGGGCCTCACGGTCCTCGGCTGGCGCGAAGTCCCCATCGCCCCCGAGCTGCTGGGTGCCACCGCCCGCTCGACGATGCCGGTCTTCCGTCAGGTCTTCGTCACCGACAACGCCGCAGCGCCTGCCACGGGTATCGCCCTCGACCGCAAGGCCTTCGTGCTGCGCAAGCGCGCCGAGCGGGAGGCGGGTGTCTACTTCCCGTCCCTCTCGGCCCGCACCATCGTCTACAAGGGCATGCTGACCACGGGCCAGCTCGAGCCCTTCTTCCCGGACCTGTCCGACCGCCGCTTCGCGTCGGCCGTCGCCCTCGTCCACTCCCGCTTCTCGACGAACACCTTCCCGAGCTGGCCGCTCGCCCACCCGTACCGCTTCGTCGCGCACAACGGTGAGATCAACACCGTCAAGGGCAACCGCAACTGGATGCAGGCCCGCGAGTCGCAGCTGGTCTCCGACCTGTTCGGCCCGCAGGAGAAGCTGGACCGCGTCTTCCCGGTGTGCACACCGGACGCCTCCGACTCGGCATCCTTCGACGAGGTGCTCGAGCTGCTCCACCTCGGTGGCCGCTCGCTCCCGCACTCCGTGCTGATGATGATCCCGGAGGCGTGGGAGAACCACGACTCCATGGACCCGGCCCGGCGCGCCTTCTACCAGTACCACGCCACGATGATGGAGCCCTGGGACGGCCCGGCCTGCGTCACCTTCACCGACGGCACCCAGGTCGGCGCGGTCCTCGACCGCAACGGTCTGCGCCCCGGCCGCTACTGGGTCACCGACGACGGCCTCGTCGTCCTCGGCTCCGAGGTCGGCGTCCTCGACATCGACCCGTCCAAGGTCGTCCGCAAGGGCCGTCTGCAGCCCGGCAGGATGTTCCTCGTCGACACCGCCGAGCACCGCATCATCGAGGACGACGAGATCAAGGCGCAGCTCGCCGCCGAGCAGCCGTACGCCGAGTGGCTCGAGGCCGGCGAGATCGAGCTGGGCGACCTGCCCGAGCGCGAGCACATCGTGCACACGCACGCCTCGGTCACCCGCCGCCAGCAGACCTTCGGTTACACCGAGGAGGAGCTGCGCGTCATCCTCGCGCCGATGGCCAAGGCCGGTGCGGAGCCGATCGGTTCGATGGGCACCGACTCGCCGATCGCCGCGCTGTCCTCGCGCCCCCGTCTGCTCTTCGACTACTTCACCCAGCTGTTCGCGCAGGTCACCAACCCTCCGCTGGACGCGATCCGCGAGGAACTGGTCACCTCCCTGCGCTCGTCCCTCGGCCCCGAGGGCAACATCCTCGAGCCGACGGCCGCCTCCTGCCGCAGCGTCACCCTGCCTTTCCCGGTCATCGACAACGACGAGCTGGCCAAGCTCATCCACATCAACGCCGACGGCGACATGCCCGGCTTCAAGGCCGCGACCCTGTCCGGCCTGTACCGGGTGCACGGCGGCGGTGACGCCCTCGCCGCGCGCATCGAGGAGATCTGCGCCGAGGCCGACGCCGCCATCGACAACGGCGCCCGGCTGATCGTCCTGTCGGACCGGCACTCGGACGCCGAGCACGCGCCGATCCCGTCGCTGCTGCTCACCGCGGCCGTCCACCATCACCTCATCCGCACAAAGCAGCGCACCGAGGTGGGCCTGCTCGTCGAGGCCGGTGACGTCCGCGAGGTCCACCACGTCGCCCTGCTCATCGGCTACGGCGCCGCCGCCGTCAACCCCTACCTGGCGATGGAGTCCGTCGAGGACCTGCTGCGCGCGGGCACCTTCATCAGCGGCCTCGAGCCCGAGCAGGCCATCAAGAACCTGATCAAGGCGCTCGGCAAGGGTGTCCTGAAGGTCATGTCCAAGATGGGCATCTCGACCGTCGCCTCCTACCGCGGCGCCCAGGTCTTCGAGGCCGTCGGCCTCGACGAAGCCTTCGTCGAGAAGTACTTCTACGGCACCGCCACCAAGATCGGCGGCGTCGGCATCGACGTCGTCGCCAAGGAGGTCGCCGCCCGCCACGCCAAGGCCTACCCCGCCTCCGGCATCGCTCCCGCGCACCGTGCGCTGGAGATCGGCGGCGAGTACCAGTGGCGCCGCGAGGGCGAGCCGCACCTGTTCGACCCGGAGACGGTCTTCCGCCTTCAGCACTCGACGCGTGCCAACCGCTACGACATCTTCAAGAAGTACACGGACCGCGTGAACGAGCAGTCCGAGCGCCTGATGACGCTCCGTGGCCTGTTCGGTTTCAAGTCGGACCGTCCGTCGATCCCCATCGACGAGGTCGAGCCGGTCTCCGAGATCGTCAAGCGCTTCTCCACGGGCGCCATGTCGTACGGCTCCATCTCCAAGGAGGCGCACGAGACCCTCGCCATCGCCATGAACCAGCTGGGCGGCAAGTCCAACACCGGTGAGGGCGGCGAGGACCCGGAGCGCCTGTACGACCCGGCGCGCCGGTCGTCCATCAAGCAGGTCGCCTCCGGCCGCTTCGGTGTGACCTCCGAGTACCTGGTCAACGCGGACGACATCCAGATCAAGATGGCCCAGGGCGCCAAGCCCGGCGAGGGCGGCCAGCTGCCCGGCCACAAGGTCTACCCGTGGGTCGCCAAGACCCGGCACTCGACCCCGGGCGTCGGCCTGATCTCCCCGCCGCCGCACCACGACATCTACTCCATCGAGGACCTGGCCCAGCTGATCCACGACCTGAAGAACGCGAACCCGCAGGCGCGGATTCACGTCAAGCTGGTCTCCGAGGTCGGCGTCGGCACGGTCGCGGCGGGTGTGTCCAAGGCGCACGCGGACGTGGTGCTCATCTCCGGCCACGACGGTGGTACGGGCGCCTCCCCGCTGACCTCGCTGAAGCACGCGGGCGGCCCCTGGGAGCTCGGCCTCGCCGAGACCCAGCAGACGCTGCTGCTCAACGGGTTGCGCGACCGCATCGTCGTGCAGACCGACGGCCAGCTGAAGACCGGCCGTGACGTCGTCATCGCCGCTCTGCTCGGCGCCGAGGAGTTCGGTTTCGCGACCGCGCCGCTCGTCGTCTCCGGCTGCGTCATGATGCGCGTCTGCCACCTGGACACCTGCCCGGTCGGCATCGCCACCCAGAACCCGACGCTGCGCGAGCGGTTCGCCGGCAAGGCCGAGTACGTCGTGAACTTCTTCCAGTTCATCGCCGAAGAGGTCCGCGAGATCCTCGCCGAGCTGGGCTTCCGCTCCATCGAGGAGGCCGTCGGCCACGCCGAGGCGCTCGACGTCACCCGTGCCGTCGACCACTGGAAGGCGCAGGGCCTGGACCTGGAGCCGCTGTTCCACGTGCCGACGCTGCCCGAGGGCGCCGTCCGCCACCAGGTCGTCGCCCAGGACCACGGCCTGGAGAAGGCGCTCGACAACGAGCTCATCAAGCTCGCCGCCGACGCTTTGGCCGCGTCCAGCGCCACCGACGCCCAGCCGGTGCGCGCCCAGGTCGCGATCCGCAACATCAACCGCACGGTCGGCACCATGCTCGGCCACGAGGTGACGAAGAAGTTCGGCGGCGCGGGCCTGCCCGACGACACCATCGACATCACCTTCACGGGCTCGGCCGGCCAGTCCTTCGGCGCCTTCCTGCCGCGCGGTGTCACGCTGCGCCTCGAGGGCGACGCCAACGACTACGTCGGCAAGGGCCTCTCCGGCGGCCGGGTGGTCGTCCGTCCCGACCGGGGCGCCGACCACCTCGCCGAGTACTCGACGATCGCGGGCAACACCATCGCGTACGGCGCGACCGGCGGTGAGCTGTACCTGCGCGGCCGCACGGGCGAGCGGTTCTGCGTCCGCAACTCCGGTGCGCTGGTCGTCTCCGAGGGCGTGGGCGACCACGGCTGCGAGTACATGACCGGTGGTCACGCGGTGGTCCTCGGCGAGACGGGCCGCAACTTCGCGGCCGGCATGTCCGGTGGCATCGCGTACGTCGTCGACCTCGACCGCGACGACGTCAACGTCGGCAACCTCGACTCGATCGAGGCGCTGGACGACACGGACAAGCAGTGGCTGCACGACGTGGTGCGCCGTCACCAGGAGGAGACCGGCTCGACGGTGGCCGAGAAGCTCCTGGCCGAGTGGGACACGGCGGTCGACCGCTTCAGCAAGATCATCCCCAGCACGTACAAGGCAGTGCTCGCCGCCAAGGACGCCGCCGAGCGAGCGGGACTCTCCGAGTCCGAGATCACCGAGAAGATGATGGAGGCGGCGATCAATGGCTGA